The segment ACTCtcggaaaaacagaaaaagcacAAAGACAGGTATGTCAGTGCATCAaccaaagacagaaaggaaagagatagagacagagatgacCAGGATAGATATAGGGACAGTAGAAAAAGAGAATATGATAGAGGTAGAAGAGACAGTTATTACAGAGATGGTAGAAGGGAAAGATACGGTGATAAAAGCGAAAGATATGGTGATAGAAGTGAAAGATATGGTGATAAAAGTGAAAGATATTTCAATGACCGAAGTAAGCGAGGAaacaggagtgagagaagaggtgaTTATGGAAATGGTTCAGAAAGATCAGGTTATTCTGAGAGGTCAGGAATGGGTGACTGGTCTGAGAGGTCCAACAGGACACCAAGGTTCTCTGATGCCCCACAAACACCACGGATTCCAGGAGTGAAAGACACGCCTTCTCATTCTTCATGGGATGATGAAGATAACTCCATTACTCCTTCAAAGACCTCTTCCTGGGaccttcctactccctcttcccaacATCGATCCAGAGACAATGATTGGTCATTCCGCAGTGGAAGCCACTCAATGCGAGAGAGAAATTCCCCTAGCAGGAAGGACTTCCATGATAGTGATAAGACTCCACTTCCAACACCATCATACAAGTACAATTCTTGGATGAGTGACAGAGATGGGAGGGTGAAAAGAGAatttgatgatgaagaagagagagagagatgggaagaagaagagaaacgactAGATAGACAGTGGTATGACATGGACCAAGGTTATGATGACACAAATAACCCATTTGCTGATGTGTCCCAGGagtatgagaggaagaaaaatgagaaactggaaaagaacaagaaaaagatgagTGCAAAGCAGAGGCAAATTCATAAGGATAATGAATTGTGGGAAACAAACAGGATGTTGACCAGTGGTGTTGTACAGAAGATAGATTATGATGAGGATTTCGAGGAGGAATTTACCAACAGGGTCCATATTTTGGTGCACAACATTGTGCCCCCATTCTTGGACGGCCGAATAGTCTTCACTAAGCAACCAGAGCCTGTGATTCCAGTTAAAGATTCTACATCAGATATGGCACAAGTGTCCAGGAAAGGTTCTGCTGCTGTcaagagcaggagagagcaacGTGAACGGCGTAAAGCTGCTAAAAAAGAATGGGAACTTGCGGGTACACAGCTGGGAAATCTCATTGGTGTcaaaaaagaggatgaaagagatgaCAGGAAGattgaagaaggagaaacagattaCAAAGCTGATCAGAAATTTGCAGAACACATGAAAGATTCAAATCAAGCAGCTAGTGACTTTGCCAGAAAGAAGACCATGAAAGAGCAGCGACAGTTTCTTCCAGTCTTTGCAGTAAGGGAAGAACTACTCCGAATTATTAGAGAGAATTCAgttgtaatcattgttggtgagaCAGGAAGTGGGAAGACGACTCAGTTGACTCAATACCTTCATGAGGATGGTTACAGTACACTTGGCATGATTGGATGTACACAGCCAAGGCGTGTGGCTGCAATGTCAGTGGCCAAGCGAGTGTCTGATGAAATGGGTACACACCTTGGAGAAGAAGTTGGTTATGCCATTCGTTTTGAAGATTGTACTAGTGAAAAGACAATCATGAAATACATGACTGATGGAATTTTGCTGAGAGAGTCATTGCGTGAGAGTGATTTAGATAATTATAGTGCAATTATTATGGATGAGGCTCATGAACGTTCTCTAAGCACAGATGTATTGTTTGGTTTGTTGCGTGAAGTTGTGGCTCGTAGACATGATTTGAAGTTGATTGTTACATCTGCAACTATGGATTCACAAAAATTTGCCACATTCTTTGGTGAAGTACCAGTGTTTACCATTCCTGGCAGAACATTTCCTGTTGAGGTATTTTTTTCGCGTAATGTTGTTGAGGATTATGTAGAAGCAGCAGTGAAACAAGCTCTTCAAATTCATCTTCAAGCAGAGGAAGGAGATGTCTTGGTGTTCATGCCAGGACAAGAAGATATTGAGGTTACCTGTGAACTTATTGTGGAGAAAttagatgaaattgataatgctCCCCAGTTAGCTGTTCTTCCCATCTATTCTCAGCTTCCCTCAGATCTCCAAGCAAAGATTTTCCAACGTGCACCTGATGGTCTGCGCAAATGTGTTGTGGCTACAAACATTGCTGAAACATCTCTTACTGTAGATGGTATTAAGTATGTTGTTGATTCAGGTTACTGCAAGCTGAAGGTTTTTAATCCAA is part of the Penaeus chinensis breed Huanghai No. 1 chromosome 2, ASM1920278v2, whole genome shotgun sequence genome and harbors:
- the LOC125031087 gene encoding pre-mRNA-splicing factor ATP-dependent RNA helicase PRP16-like — encoded protein: MSHILEGSSGGVGGLIVRKVKKEEDNDSVFKKPGAPVRGSILGLDKLAALKRKIREDNDKESSQRKVKRDSSSDSDDGSDSDDEDGKESRKEDMGKQREYRSRYDETPTYTGGVNREVRDRLSEKQKKHKDRYVSASTKDRKERDRDRDDQDRYRDSRKREYDRGRRDSYYRDGRRERYGDKSERYGDRSERYGDKSERYFNDRSKRGNRSERRGDYGNGSERSGYSERSGMGDWSERSNRTPRFSDAPQTPRIPGVKDTPSHSSWDDEDNSITPSKTSSWDLPTPSSQHRSRDNDWSFRSGSHSMRERNSPSRKDFHDSDKTPLPTPSYKYNSWMSDRDGRVKREFDDEEERERWEEEEKRLDRQWYDMDQGYDDTNNPFADVSQEYERKKNEKLEKNKKKMSAKQRQIHKDNELWETNRMLTSGVVQKIDYDEDFEEEFTNRVHILVHNIVPPFLDGRIVFTKQPEPVIPVKDSTSDMAQVSRKGSAAVKSRREQRERRKAAKKEWELAGTQLGNLIGVKKEDERDDRKIEEGETDYKADQKFAEHMKDSNQAASDFARKKTMKEQRQFLPVFAVREELLRIIRENSVVIIVGETGSGKTTQLTQYLHEDGYSTLGMIGCTQPRRVAAMSVAKRVSDEMGTHLGEEVGYAIRFEDCTSEKTIMKYMTDGILLRESLRESDLDNYSAIIMDEAHERSLSTDVLFGLLREVVARRHDLKLIVTSATMDSQKFATFFGEVPVFTIPGRTFPVEVFFSRNVVEDYVEAAVKQALQIHLQAEEGDVLVFMPGQEDIEVTCELIVEKLDEIDNAPQLAVLPIYSQLPSDLQAKIFQRAPDGLRKCVVATNIAETSLTVDGIKYVVDSGYCKLKVFNPRVGMDGLQVYPVSQANANQRMGRAGRTGPGMCYRLYTERQYKDELLATTVPEIQRTNLANVVLLLKSLGVEDLLKFHFMDPPPQDNLLNSQYQLWTLGALDNTGMLTKLGRAMVEFPLDPALSKMLLAGVEMHCSEEILTIVSMLSVPALFYRPKGREEEADAMREKFQVPESDHLTYLNIYRQWRLQKYSMNWCNKHFLHFKALKKVREVRQQLHDIMEQQKLKVISCGMDEDLVRKCICAAYFHQACRLKGIGEYVNLRTGTPCHLHPTSALFGMGYTPDYIVYHELVMTSKEYMQCVTAVEGGWLAEVGGKFYSINEGGSSRMEKRRQALAHKAAMEAEMDRAQDTLKARAEEKQRREESSRRQQVYDVGTPRRVQTSARFGI